A region of Jonquetella anthropi DSM 22815 DNA encodes the following proteins:
- the yajC gene encoding preprotein translocase subunit YajC has translation MQQQGQMMQSVIMIVVMIAIFYFLLIRPQKKRQKKHDEMLQSIKRGDVVITAGGFWGTVRDFKDDSLIIEIASGVKAKVMKSSISARVNEVSSSAEEKPAEQKPAEEPKAAEETAEDKKTD, from the coding sequence TTGCAGCAGCAGGGACAGATGATGCAGTCCGTCATCATGATCGTGGTAATGATCGCCATTTTCTACTTTCTTCTCATTCGTCCGCAGAAGAAGCGCCAGAAGAAGCACGACGAGATGCTTCAGTCGATCAAGCGCGGCGACGTGGTCATCACGGCCGGCGGCTTCTGGGGAACGGTTCGTGACTTCAAGGACGACAGCCTGATCATCGAGATCGCCTCAGGCGTCAAGGCGAAGGTCATGAAGAGCTCCATTTCCGCTCGGGTGAACGAAGTTTCCTCGTCCGCGGAGGAAAAGCCGGCAGAACAGAAGCCGGCCGAGGAGCCGAAGGCAGCGGAAGAAACGGCAGAGGATAAAAAGACCGACTGA
- the secD gene encoding protein translocase subunit SecD, which translates to MQKKDRWRLIFVLVVLAVAAYFVFPLRGRIKLGLDLSGGVNIVLKAVPQPGTELGTDSIDRLLVVLRNRIDQYGVTEPLMQRQGADRVVVELPGVDNPEAALNLIGKTALLEFRQVIDSTRPLPPQAKRENYDSDAEFQEAVARWNAYRDQQEALKASMEAKAKSEGGNSIATDEDGAIYQLGATYLTGKDLKNAGVDYDSLGRPVVSLEFNDKGTDLFDKATADNVGKQIAMVLDGRVISAPRVNERISGGRAQISGRFTPDDARGLAIMLRAGALPVGVEVLENRSVGPSLGSDSIRDGQFAGLVGIAAVFIYMIVFYRVLGVTADISLCTTMLLLFAMLIGFKATLTLPGVAGIVLTVGMAVDSNILIFERMKEETALGRSLHAVITAGFSKALSTILDANITTVIAAAVLFHYGSGPLRGFALTLTIGIVASLFSALGVNRVLLQLMVDYTKLPIIGRRKEVNA; encoded by the coding sequence ATGCAGAAAAAAGATCGCTGGCGCCTGATCTTTGTGCTCGTTGTTCTGGCCGTGGCCGCGTACTTCGTGTTCCCCCTCCGCGGTCGGATCAAACTGGGCCTTGACCTATCAGGCGGCGTAAATATCGTTTTGAAGGCAGTTCCTCAGCCCGGCACGGAGCTGGGAACAGATTCAATCGACCGTCTGCTCGTTGTCCTGCGCAACCGAATCGACCAGTACGGCGTGACCGAGCCGCTGATGCAGCGGCAGGGAGCCGATCGGGTCGTCGTCGAGCTGCCGGGCGTGGATAACCCGGAGGCGGCACTGAACCTTATCGGCAAGACGGCCCTGCTGGAATTTCGGCAGGTCATCGACAGCACCCGCCCTCTTCCCCCGCAGGCAAAACGGGAGAACTACGACTCTGATGCGGAGTTCCAAGAGGCTGTAGCTCGCTGGAACGCCTACCGGGACCAGCAGGAAGCCCTGAAGGCGTCCATGGAGGCCAAGGCTAAGAGCGAAGGCGGCAACTCGATTGCCACCGACGAGGACGGAGCTATCTATCAGCTCGGCGCTACTTACTTAACGGGCAAGGACCTGAAGAACGCCGGCGTGGATTACGACAGCTTGGGCCGTCCCGTGGTGTCGCTGGAGTTCAACGACAAGGGCACTGACCTGTTTGACAAGGCTACGGCCGACAACGTGGGCAAGCAGATTGCCATGGTTCTGGACGGTCGGGTCATCTCGGCGCCTCGGGTCAACGAGCGCATTTCCGGCGGCCGGGCTCAGATCTCCGGGCGCTTTACCCCTGATGACGCCCGCGGCTTGGCAATCATGCTGCGCGCCGGCGCCCTGCCGGTTGGCGTCGAAGTCCTTGAGAACCGTTCAGTCGGCCCGTCCTTGGGTAGCGACTCGATCCGCGACGGCCAGTTCGCCGGGCTGGTGGGCATCGCCGCCGTGTTCATCTACATGATCGTCTTTTACCGCGTGCTCGGCGTGACGGCAGACATCTCGCTCTGCACAACCATGCTGCTGCTGTTCGCCATGCTCATCGGCTTTAAGGCCACCTTGACGCTGCCGGGCGTGGCGGGGATCGTGCTCACCGTCGGGATGGCGGTTGACAGCAACATCCTGATCTTTGAGCGAATGAAGGAAGAGACGGCGCTTGGCCGTTCGCTTCACGCCGTCATTACCGCCGGGTTCAGCAAGGCCCTGTCCACGATTCTCGACGCGAACATCACCACGGTCATCGCCGCGGCGGTCCTGTTCCACTACGGCAGCGGGCCCCTTCGGGGCTTTGCCCTGACCCTGACCATCGGTATTGTGGCCAGCCTGTTCAGCGCGCTGGGCGTGAACCGAGTGCTGCTTCAACTGATGGTGGATTACACCAAGTTGCCCATCATTGGGCGGCGGAAGGAGGTCAACGCATGA
- the secF gene encoding protein translocase subunit SecF encodes MKKPFAFPFMKYRKFFIALACVMAVTGALLVLCIGFNKGIDFTGGNLLQVEFSDPISVGAVRAELAKEGYARATIQAFSDRGVNIRFQGTEEGADDQALRDSLMAALDKIQAGKVKLLSFEMVGPTVGGELTHQAVLATTLALIGILIYVAFRFQFRFAVVSVLALVHDTMIVLGFFCLFHREIAMPFIAAILTTVGYSLNDTIVIMDRVRENWKQRRTIGMAALMDNSINQTLGRTVNTTVTTFMPVLAFYLLGGPVLANFSLALMIGIIAGTFSSLCFTTSALVFWYDKYPVKDS; translated from the coding sequence ATGAAAAAGCCGTTTGCCTTCCCGTTCATGAAGTACCGCAAGTTCTTTATCGCTCTCGCCTGCGTGATGGCGGTCACCGGAGCGCTGCTCGTCCTGTGTATCGGCTTCAACAAGGGCATTGACTTCACCGGCGGCAACCTGCTTCAAGTGGAATTTTCCGACCCGATTTCGGTCGGGGCGGTTCGGGCAGAGCTGGCAAAGGAAGGTTATGCTCGGGCGACCATTCAGGCGTTCAGCGACCGGGGCGTGAATATTCGCTTTCAGGGCACCGAAGAGGGGGCTGACGATCAGGCCCTTCGTGACAGCCTGATGGCCGCGCTGGACAAAATCCAGGCGGGCAAAGTGAAACTGCTCAGCTTTGAGATGGTCGGTCCCACCGTCGGCGGAGAGCTGACCCATCAGGCGGTTCTGGCGACGACGTTGGCGCTGATCGGCATTCTGATTTACGTCGCGTTCCGGTTCCAGTTCCGTTTCGCCGTCGTCAGCGTCCTCGCCCTAGTTCACGATACCATGATCGTCTTAGGATTCTTCTGTTTGTTTCATCGGGAGATCGCGATGCCGTTTATCGCAGCCATTCTCACCACGGTTGGCTACTCGCTGAACGACACGATCGTTATCATGGACCGGGTCAGAGAGAACTGGAAGCAGCGACGGACGATCGGCATGGCGGCACTGATGGACAACTCGATCAACCAGACCTTGGGGCGGACGGTCAACACGACGGTTACCACTTTCATGCCGGTTCTGGCGTTCTACCTGCTGGGCGGTCCGGTGCTCGCCAACTTCTCGTTGGCCCTGATGATCGGCATCATCGCCGGTACGTTCAGCTCGCTGTGCTTCACCACGTCGGCGCTGGTCTTCTGGTACGACAAGTACCCGGTGAAAGATAGTTAG
- the glmU gene encoding bifunctional UDP-N-acetylglucosamine diphosphorylase/glucosamine-1-phosphate N-acetyltransferase GlmU, protein MNRPSALILAAGKGTRMKSRRPKVMQTLLGEPMLYYVLSALRDAGVSDVSVVVGYEGECVASWLQKFWPSASVVWQKEQLGTGHAVMMASDWLSSRGDVVVVNGDMPMVTGDDFVRFFDGSDADWSFVTTQLADPTGYGRVIRSGSSVKIVEQKDASPQELACSEINVGIYRASGSDFLAGLASLRPNNSQKEYYIVDLISWALSQGRSVQPVLLPPENLCGVNDPMELARLNGLMRDRVNRRWMAQGAKLAEPLTTWISPASSFEGEVTLAPNVQLWGETELGDGCELGTGTVLTNCRLGKRVICRPYVVAQDSQAADDAVLGPFCFLREGSQLAQKALVGRFVELKKTCVGEGSKVPHLTYLGDTTVGSGSNIGAATVTCNYDGAKKHPTVIGNRCFIGSDTMLVAPVTVEDGATTAAGSVITSDVPADSLGIGRSRQVNIKGWRKQQKPHSDERKA, encoded by the coding sequence ATGAACCGACCGAGTGCGCTGATACTGGCGGCCGGCAAGGGAACGCGGATGAAGAGCCGTCGTCCGAAGGTGATGCAGACGCTGCTGGGCGAGCCGATGCTGTATTACGTCTTGAGCGCCCTGCGCGACGCGGGAGTTTCCGACGTCTCTGTTGTCGTCGGCTACGAGGGCGAATGTGTCGCGTCGTGGCTGCAAAAGTTCTGGCCGTCCGCGTCGGTCGTCTGGCAAAAAGAGCAGCTCGGCACAGGACACGCCGTGATGATGGCGTCCGACTGGCTGTCAAGCCGGGGTGACGTGGTCGTCGTCAACGGTGACATGCCGATGGTGACGGGCGATGACTTCGTCCGGTTCTTCGACGGTTCGGACGCCGATTGGTCGTTTGTGACGACTCAGCTGGCCGATCCGACCGGCTACGGGCGGGTGATCCGCTCTGGCAGTTCGGTGAAGATCGTGGAGCAGAAGGACGCTTCGCCTCAGGAGCTGGCCTGCAGCGAAATCAACGTGGGAATCTACCGGGCCAGCGGAAGCGATTTTCTGGCCGGGCTGGCGTCCCTTCGGCCGAACAACAGCCAGAAAGAGTATTACATCGTCGACCTCATCTCGTGGGCCTTGTCTCAGGGCCGATCGGTTCAGCCGGTGCTCCTTCCGCCGGAGAACCTGTGCGGCGTCAACGACCCGATGGAGCTTGCCCGGCTGAACGGGCTGATGAGAGATCGGGTGAACCGCCGCTGGATGGCCCAAGGGGCGAAGCTGGCCGAACCGCTCACGACGTGGATTTCGCCGGCATCGTCATTTGAAGGTGAAGTGACTCTCGCGCCGAACGTTCAGCTGTGGGGAGAAACGGAGCTGGGCGACGGCTGTGAGCTCGGAACCGGGACTGTGCTGACGAACTGCCGGCTCGGCAAGCGGGTCATCTGCCGTCCCTACGTGGTCGCTCAGGACTCGCAGGCCGCCGATGACGCGGTTTTAGGGCCGTTCTGTTTCCTTCGGGAGGGCTCGCAGCTGGCTCAAAAAGCGCTGGTCGGTCGGTTTGTGGAGCTCAAAAAGACCTGTGTCGGCGAGGGGAGCAAGGTGCCTCACCTGACATATTTGGGCGACACGACGGTCGGAAGCGGTTCCAACATCGGGGCTGCCACAGTCACTTGCAACTATGACGGGGCGAAAAAGCACCCGACCGTCATCGGAAACAGGTGTTTCATCGGCAGCGACACCATGCTGGTCGCGCCCGTCACGGTTGAGGACGGAGCGACGACGGCCGCCGG